The sequence CCTACCTGGCGCGCATCGAGGCGCTGGACGGGCAGGTGCGCGCCTACCTCTACGTGGACCCGGAGGCGGCGCGGGCGGAGGCGCGCCGGTGGGACCAGCGGGCAGCCCGGGGCGAGCCCCTGCCGCCGCTCGCCGGGATCCCGGTGGCGGTGAAGGACAACATCTGCACCCGCGGGGTGCCCACCACGTGCGGCTCCCGCATCCTGGAGGGGTGGCGGCCCCCCTACGACGCCACCGTGATGGTGCGGCTGCGCGAGGCGGGCGCGGTGCTGCTGGGGAAGACCAACCTGGACGAGTTCGCCATGGGCTCCTCCACCGAGAACTCCGCCTTCGGCCCCACCCGCAACCCCTGGGACCTCTCGCGCGTCCCGGGCGGGAGCAGCGGCGGCTCGGCCGCCGCGGTGGCGGCGGGGCTGGCCCCCTGGGCGCTCGGCACCGACACCGGCGGCAGCATTCGCCAGCCGGCCGCGCTGGCCGGCATCGTCGGCCTCAAGCCCACCTACGGCCGGGTCTCCCGCTCCGGGCTGGTCGCCTACGGCTCCTCGCTCGACCAGATCGGCCCGCTGGCGCGCACGGTGCGGGACGCGGCCCTCCTCCTCCAGGTGATCGCCGGCCCGGACCCGCTCGACGCCACCAGCGCGCCGGTGCCGGTGCCGGACTACCCGGCGGCGCTGGGCGGGGGCATCGAGGGGCTGCGCATTGGCGTGGCCCGGGAGGGGCGCGGCGAGGGGCTGCAGCCCGGGGTGGCGGCGGCGGTGGAGGCCGCGCTCGAGGTGCTGGCCGGGCTCGGCGCGGAGCTGCGCGAGGTGAGCCTGCCGATGATCGACTACGCGCTGGCCACCTACTACCTGGTGGCCACGGCGGAGGCGAGCAGCAACCTGGCCCGCTACGACGGGGTGCGCCACGGCCTGCGCGTGGCGGCCCCGGACGTGGTGGAGATGTTCGCCCGCACCCGCGCGGCGGGCTTCGGCGCCGAGGTGAAGCGCCGCATCATGCTGGGCACCTA comes from Armatimonadota bacterium and encodes:
- the gatA gene encoding Asp-tRNA(Asn)/Glu-tRNA(Gln) amidotransferase subunit GatA; translation: MLDTLLPAASLIEGLRRRDWSALEVVDAYLARIEALDGQVRAYLYVDPEAARAEARRWDQRAARGEPLPPLAGIPVAVKDNICTRGVPTTCGSRILEGWRPPYDATVMVRLREAGAVLLGKTNLDEFAMGSSTENSAFGPTRNPWDLSRVPGGSSGGSAAAVAAGLAPWALGTDTGGSIRQPAALAGIVGLKPTYGRVSRSGLVAYGSSLDQIGPLARTVRDAALLLQVIAGPDPLDATSAPVPVPDYPAALGGGIEGLRIGVAREGRGEGLQPGVAAAVEAALEVLAGLGAELREVSLPMIDYALATYYLVATAEASSNLARYDGVRHGLRVAAPDVVEMFARTRAAGFGAEVKRRIMLGTYALSSGFYDAFYLTAQRARTLVRRDFEAAFREVDLVALPTSPTVAFRLGERVDDPLQMYLADIFTVPVNMAGLPGISVPCGFADGLPVGLQLIGRPFDEATLLRAAHAYEQVTPWHRRAPALAAAA